A stretch of the Tardiphaga sp. 709 genome encodes the following:
- a CDS encoding tannase/feruloyl esterase family alpha/beta hydrolase, producing MSTAPHIIRDDNRARAIVTAMALFAALCGTTAPASAQQLACDDGIKTAFHPDEATTVVAVRAIKKGEELIAQDSPRPITMAADMCLVKLLVGPGFTAEKDKAARSWSEGIGIEVWLPTPANWNTRIRNYGGGGWVGGGHRYADKIGSKVPALVNANMGYASGTTDAGQPWYQDGSFTFLSDGKINTEGFRDFSVRALVEQAVKTRALATLYYGKAPAYAYYDGHSQGGRQGMKIAQDYPELYDGYMIAQPALNIPQFGTAALYPQIVMKTELGFTALDKPKASAFAAKINAANKRALAACDQAGLGFLLDPFVCDYDPARDAAALCSGEAGQGVTGSNADAATCMSLKEAMALDRIWFGATPDGSYDAAQSSDSRSGKALGTKQVWWAFTRTTAIGSQITGTAAGSVALALKDVRYAADASATNPSDIPFNNGSTTERNKWQELSYAGLADAVNKNLALQATLFSNLGTDKADLGKLRDLGRKIVVYSGLVDDAIPPAGNVNYHERVAAQMGGHTEVQKFMRMYLLPGSAHSSQGRAYTVSGQNDSVPLPKLPGNANQTPTREQDQFFTALTDWVEKGMAPGEIALTSRDSKLSYPACVYPLRTVWNGGAITQAASFGCK from the coding sequence ATGTCGACAGCCCCCCACATCATCCGTGATGATAACCGCGCGCGTGCCATCGTGACGGCGATGGCCTTGTTTGCTGCGCTATGCGGCACCACCGCCCCCGCTTCCGCACAACAGCTCGCCTGCGACGACGGTATCAAGACCGCATTTCATCCGGATGAGGCCACCACCGTGGTGGCCGTGCGGGCGATCAAGAAGGGCGAGGAACTGATCGCACAGGATTCGCCTCGCCCGATTACCATGGCGGCGGATATGTGCCTTGTGAAGCTTCTGGTGGGGCCAGGCTTCACGGCGGAAAAGGACAAGGCTGCGCGCTCCTGGTCCGAGGGCATCGGCATCGAGGTCTGGCTGCCAACACCGGCGAACTGGAATACGCGCATCCGCAATTACGGCGGCGGCGGCTGGGTCGGCGGCGGCCATCGTTATGCCGACAAGATCGGCAGCAAGGTGCCCGCCCTCGTCAACGCCAATATGGGTTATGCCTCGGGCACCACCGATGCTGGACAACCCTGGTATCAGGACGGCTCCTTCACCTTTCTCTCCGACGGCAAGATCAATACCGAAGGATTTCGCGACTTCTCGGTCCGCGCCCTGGTCGAGCAGGCCGTCAAGACCAGGGCGCTCGCCACGCTCTATTACGGCAAGGCGCCGGCTTACGCTTATTACGATGGCCACTCGCAGGGCGGCCGGCAGGGTATGAAGATCGCCCAGGACTATCCCGAGCTCTATGACGGCTACATGATCGCGCAGCCGGCGCTCAACATCCCGCAATTCGGCACGGCTGCGCTGTATCCGCAGATCGTGATGAAGACCGAACTCGGCTTCACCGCACTCGACAAACCGAAAGCCAGCGCCTTCGCCGCCAAGATCAACGCCGCCAACAAGCGCGCCCTCGCCGCCTGCGACCAGGCCGGGCTCGGCTTCCTGCTCGATCCGTTCGTCTGCGACTACGATCCCGCACGCGATGCCGCGGCCCTCTGCAGCGGCGAGGCCGGCCAGGGCGTCACCGGCAGCAATGCCGATGCGGCAACCTGCATGAGCCTCAAGGAAGCGATGGCGCTCGACAGGATCTGGTTCGGCGCAACGCCCGATGGCAGCTACGACGCCGCGCAAAGCTCCGACAGCCGCAGCGGTAAGGCGCTCGGCACGAAGCAGGTGTGGTGGGCCTTCACCAGGACCACTGCGATCGGCAGCCAGATCACCGGTACGGCCGCCGGCAGTGTGGCCCTGGCACTGAAGGACGTCCGCTACGCCGCCGATGCCAGCGCCACCAACCCGTCGGACATTCCGTTCAACAACGGCTCGACTACCGAACGCAACAAGTGGCAGGAGCTCAGCTATGCCGGTCTGGCCGATGCGGTGAACAAGAACCTCGCCTTGCAAGCGACGCTGTTCAGCAATCTCGGCACCGACAAGGCGGATCTCGGCAAGTTGCGCGATCTCGGCCGCAAGATCGTCGTCTATAGCGGCCTCGTCGATGACGCGATCCCGCCCGCCGGCAACGTCAACTATCACGAGCGCGTCGCGGCGCAGATGGGCGGCCATACCGAGGTGCAGAAGTTCATGCGGATGTATCTGCTGCCCGGCTCGGCCCACAGCTCGCAGGGCCGGGCCTATACGGTCAGCGGACAGAACGATTCCGTGCCGCTGCCGAAACTGCCGGGGAATGCCAACCAGACGCCGACGCGTGAGCAGGATCAGTTCTTCACCGCGCTGACGGACTGGGTCGAGAAGGGTATGGCTCCCGGCGAGATCGCACTGACGTCGCGCGACAGCAAGTTGAGCTATCCGGCTTGCGTCTATCCGCTGCGGACGGTGTGGAATGGCGGAGCGATAACGCAGGCGGCGAGTTTCGGCTGCAAGTAG
- a CDS encoding VOC family protein, giving the protein MTTRRQVMKLAAFAASQTALMGAVRAEGGVDLGAAVSAALPFAQQTPMRIGAAALRVRDLGKMRIYYTDLLKLDTISADKTEVVLGVDGVALLHLIHRPDAPLEAQTTAGLFHTAFLMPSRADFARWLVHAALARTPFDGFADHHVSEASYLTDPEGNGIEVYSDRPPSAWKWTGDMVTMGTDQLDIDNIVAQTDTTRDQYHTAPKALRIGHMHLRVGDVARGRNFYEGLIGMEPTRLGRPGVAFLSSGRYHHHIGINTWQSAGSGPRNAQETGLAWFSLRIADNAVMADRKHRLAAAGLSGESITDGIAIADPWGTQVRLVKA; this is encoded by the coding sequence ATGACCACGCGCCGACAGGTGATGAAGCTCGCCGCCTTTGCTGCCAGCCAGACCGCGTTGATGGGCGCGGTGCGTGCCGAGGGCGGTGTCGATCTTGGCGCGGCCGTGTCGGCTGCGCTCCCCTTCGCGCAACAGACGCCGATGCGTATCGGCGCGGCGGCGTTGCGCGTCCGCGACCTCGGCAAGATGCGGATCTATTACACAGACCTGCTGAAGCTCGATACCATCAGTGCGGACAAGACCGAGGTCGTGCTCGGCGTCGATGGCGTGGCGCTGTTGCATCTGATCCATCGGCCCGATGCGCCGCTGGAAGCGCAGACCACCGCCGGGCTGTTTCACACCGCGTTCCTGATGCCGAGCCGCGCGGACTTCGCGCGCTGGCTGGTCCATGCCGCGCTGGCGCGCACGCCGTTCGACGGCTTTGCCGATCATCATGTCAGCGAAGCGTCCTATCTCACCGATCCCGAGGGCAACGGCATCGAGGTCTATTCGGACCGGCCGCCGTCGGCGTGGAAATGGACCGGCGACATGGTGACCATGGGGACCGACCAGCTCGATATCGACAATATCGTGGCGCAGACGGACACGACCCGCGATCAATATCACACCGCGCCGAAGGCGCTGCGTATCGGCCACATGCATCTACGCGTCGGCGATGTCGCGCGTGGGCGCAATTTTTATGAGGGTCTGATCGGCATGGAGCCGACGCGGCTTGGCCGGCCGGGTGTCGCATTCCTGTCGTCAGGTCGCTATCACCATCACATCGGCATCAACACATGGCAGAGCGCTGGCAGCGGTCCGCGCAATGCGCAGGAGACCGGGCTGGCCTGGTTTTCGCTCCGGATTGCCGATAATGCCGTGATGGCCGACCGCAAGCACCGTCTTGCGGCGGCGGGTCTGTCAGGCGAGTCGATCACAGATGGCATTGCGATCGCCGATCCCTGGGGCACTCAGGTGCGGCTCGTGAAAGCGTAG